In a genomic window of Lycium ferocissimum isolate CSIRO_LF1 chromosome 9, AGI_CSIRO_Lferr_CH_V1, whole genome shotgun sequence:
- the LOC132069463 gene encoding protein neprosin-like isoform X1: protein MAVKRNEFRRHQQIVQQTLLMLYFLLSYNGAQGEKKLSKLEDAELEKEVKLLNKPTVKTIKTKYGDIYDCVDFYKQHAFDHPLLKDHNFYPKMKPTLSRMKKKSKSSTVSRSSSIWSKDRGCPFGTVPVKRITKDDLIRQRRMPPPENVTFDTQFDGSNNNSKSKGRYISSQGYKLAIARIPNNPNNRFAGAGMAASLYNPHVKGRQHSGCRLKIQKGSDILQVGWRVDPTLYGDTKTRHFIHFQAGKTHCFNTLCPGFVQVNSEIPLGSAYDYLSERGKTSWETTMYIDRDLANGNWWLLDGRSFDQIGFTASKDLH from the exons ATGGCTGTAAAAAGAAATGAATTCAGAAGGCATCAACAAATTGTTCAACAAACTTTGTTGATGCTATATTTTCTTTTGAGCTACAATGGGGCGCAAGGAGAAAAAAAGCTATCCAAATTAGAGGACGCAGAGTTAGAAAAAGAAGTAAAACTTTTGAACAAGCCAACAGTCAAAACAATTAAg ACTAAATATGGGGATATATACGATTGTGTGGATTTCTACAAACAACATGCATTTGATCATCCGTTACTGAAGGATCATAATTTTTATCCGAAG ATGAAACCTACTTTATCTAGGatgaagaaaaaatcaaaatcctCAACAGTTAGTAGGTCATCGTCAATATGGTCAAAAGATAGAGGATGCCCTTTTGGAACTGTTCCTGTTAAGAGAATTACGAAAGATGATCTTATAAGACAGAGACGTATGCCACCGCCAGAAAATGTCACATTCGACACTCAATTTGATGGT AGCAACAACAATAGTAAGTCAAAGGGAAGATACATATCTTCACAAGGATATAAG CTTGCAATAGCTCGAATTCCAAATAATCCAAATAATAGATTTGCGGGAGCTGGAATGGCAGCTAGTTTGTACAATCCTCATGTTAAAGGCCGACAACATAGTGGTTGTCgactaaaaattcaaaaaggatCAGATATCTTACAAGTTGGTTGGAGA GTGGACCCAACATTATATGGAGATACTAAAACTAGGCATTTTATACATTTTCAG GCTGGTAAAACCCATTGCTTCAATACATTGTGTCCTGGATTTGTGCAAGTAAACAGTGAGATACCTCTTGGTAGTGCATACGATTATCTTTCAGAACGTGGAAAGACAAGTTGGGAGACCACGATGTACATTGATCGG GATTTAGCCAATGGAAATTGGTGGCTATTAGATGGTAGAAGCTTTGACCAAATTGGTTTTACGGCCTCAAAGGATCTTCACTGA